One genomic window of Candidatus Eisenbacteria bacterium includes the following:
- a CDS encoding HAD hydrolase-like protein, with amino-acid sequence MTRPRRLRYEHVAIDLDGTLIDSRADLAGATNHVLESFGFAPIAPESVYALVGEGARRLVSRALGESHAGLVDEGVARFLAYYADHLLDRTRLYPGVPEALSALAASGAALSVLTNKPVAMSRTILSGLGVATMFCDVIGGDSLPSRKPDPAGLDYLRGLTGTSCERTLLVGDSTVDLATAVAGGTAFCGVGWGLVPAALRAANPERIVDDPRELVDVVIGSVA; translated from the coding sequence GTGACGCGGCCCCGCCGGCTTCGCTACGAGCACGTCGCGATCGACCTCGACGGCACGCTGATCGACTCGCGCGCCGATCTCGCCGGGGCGACCAACCACGTGCTCGAGAGCTTCGGCTTCGCGCCGATCGCGCCCGAGTCGGTGTATGCGCTGGTCGGAGAGGGTGCGCGCCGGCTCGTCAGCCGGGCGCTCGGCGAGTCGCACGCCGGCCTGGTCGACGAGGGAGTCGCCCGCTTCCTCGCCTACTATGCCGATCACTTGCTCGACCGCACGCGTCTCTACCCCGGAGTCCCCGAGGCGCTCTCCGCCCTCGCGGCGAGCGGCGCGGCGCTCTCGGTTCTCACCAACAAGCCCGTTGCGATGAGCCGCACGATCCTATCCGGACTGGGTGTCGCCACGATGTTCTGCGACGTGATCGGCGGCGACTCCCTCCCGTCGCGCAAGCCCGACCCCGCGGGGCTCGACTACCTTCGCGGCCTCACGGGCACGTCATGCGAACGCACGCTTCTCGTCGGCGACTCGACCGTCGATCTCGCGACAGCCGTCGCCGGTGGAACGGCCTTCTGCGGCGTCGGGTGGGGCCTCGTCCCGGCGGCGCTGCGCGCCGCCAACCCGGAGCGCATCGTCGACGACCCGCGCGAGCTCGTCGACGTGGTGATCGGCTCGGTAGCCTAG
- the erpA gene encoding iron-sulfur cluster insertion protein ErpA — MAEPVVTLTAPAAEMVKKIRVKEGLSDAHALRVAVVGGGCSGFSYQLDFDDQTQEGDEVVAYDGFEVRVDPTSAQYLRGIQIDYVSSLSGGGFKFVNPNAKQTCGCGSSFSA; from the coding sequence ATGGCCGAACCCGTGGTGACCCTGACCGCCCCAGCGGCGGAAATGGTGAAGAAGATTCGAGTCAAAGAGGGGTTGTCCGACGCCCATGCCCTGCGGGTGGCGGTGGTGGGCGGGGGCTGCTCCGGCTTCAGCTACCAGCTCGACTTCGACGACCAGACCCAGGAAGGCGACGAGGTCGTCGCGTACGACGGCTTCGAGGTCCGGGTCGACCCGACCAGCGCCCAATACCTGCGGGGCATCCAGATCGATTACGTCTCCAGCCTCTCGGGCGGGGGCTTCAAGTTCGTCAATCCGAACGCCAAGCAGACCTGCGGCTGCGGGTCCTCGTTCTCGGCGTGA
- a CDS encoding histidine kinase translates to MHTVDPARHRGAHKGAPLEAFSRTEKIIAFCRVLLALATTAIVIVDPKQPSFAPDVAVVVLVAYLLYSVVLFVLVRGEHVRQERVGAFSAAADIVWVSFITIFTERGASPFFMLHVFLISSVSVRWGLAATVRVTVLLAALYPAVMWFAGHILGSDDLVLHRAHLVRPVYLLVIGYLIGYLGEHERRSKRKLGLLLDLTSVVRRTPPTGRTLTQLMRRVLRFFDAQQTILVLRDPESGRYFTWSVTRRSGHVRVGLRITEDDPYALPFAAESEGFVANDLRPGRRSALCYDVITSGITRRAIPADVPLPGDGAQALLVAPVLIQRTLRGRAVVARETRRKFTRDDLEFLLVLVGQAAAGFETVRLQTKAEEVAVLEERARIARDLHDGFIQALAGIDLRVEACKLHLQRDPSRVPRELEELHQAVDRGYREVRHYLTVLRTASRQADDFGTTLDRLAAEFSIRERLRVYLSRPPADPGLPTSTAYELTQIVREALHNAVRHGRATQAIVKLAARPSHVYLVVRDNGQGFNGNGSVDPDGFLAPAASPWSIRERAAALGGSLRVWTRPNEGAEISLMIPVSQGGSR, encoded by the coding sequence ATGCACACGGTCGACCCAGCGCGACACAGGGGTGCCCACAAGGGTGCTCCACTCGAGGCCTTCTCCCGCACGGAGAAGATCATCGCGTTCTGTCGCGTCCTGCTGGCGCTCGCCACCACGGCGATCGTCATCGTCGACCCGAAGCAGCCCTCGTTCGCGCCCGACGTGGCGGTAGTCGTCCTCGTCGCCTACCTCCTCTACAGCGTCGTCCTCTTCGTCCTGGTCCGCGGCGAGCACGTGCGCCAGGAGCGGGTGGGCGCGTTCTCGGCGGCCGCCGACATCGTCTGGGTGAGCTTCATCACCATCTTCACCGAGCGCGGTGCGAGCCCGTTCTTCATGCTCCACGTGTTCCTCATCTCCAGCGTCAGCGTCCGCTGGGGTCTCGCCGCGACGGTGCGCGTGACCGTCCTGCTCGCAGCCCTCTACCCGGCCGTCATGTGGTTCGCGGGGCACATCCTCGGCTCGGACGACCTCGTGCTCCACCGCGCCCATCTCGTCCGCCCGGTCTACCTGCTCGTCATCGGGTATCTGATCGGGTACCTCGGCGAGCACGAGCGCCGCTCGAAGCGGAAGCTGGGTTTGCTTCTCGACCTCACCTCGGTCGTGCGCCGAACGCCGCCGACCGGCCGCACGCTCACGCAGCTCATGCGCCGGGTGCTCCGCTTCTTCGACGCGCAGCAGACGATCCTCGTGCTGCGCGATCCCGAGAGCGGCCGGTACTTCACGTGGAGCGTCACACGGCGTTCCGGCCACGTGCGCGTCGGCCTTCGCATCACCGAGGACGACCCGTACGCGCTCCCCTTCGCCGCCGAGAGCGAGGGCTTCGTCGCCAACGACCTGCGACCCGGGCGGCGTAGCGCGCTCTGCTACGACGTCATCACGAGCGGCATCACCCGCCGCGCCATTCCCGCCGACGTCCCGCTGCCCGGCGACGGCGCGCAGGCTCTCCTCGTCGCCCCGGTGCTGATCCAGCGCACGCTGCGGGGACGCGCCGTCGTCGCACGCGAGACGCGCCGCAAGTTCACGCGGGACGACCTCGAGTTCCTGCTCGTGCTGGTCGGCCAGGCGGCCGCCGGGTTCGAGACCGTCCGCCTCCAGACGAAGGCCGAAGAGGTCGCCGTCCTCGAAGAGCGCGCCCGCATCGCGCGCGACCTCCACGACGGCTTCATTCAGGCGCTGGCCGGCATCGACCTCCGGGTCGAGGCGTGCAAGCTGCACCTCCAGCGCGATCCGAGCCGCGTCCCGCGCGAGCTCGAGGAGCTGCACCAGGCGGTCGATCGCGGCTATCGCGAGGTGCGCCACTACCTCACCGTGCTGCGCACCGCGAGCCGGCAGGCCGACGACTTCGGGACGACGCTCGATCGCCTCGCCGCGGAGTTCTCGATCCGCGAGCGGCTCCGCGTCTACCTCTCGCGACCGCCCGCCGATCCGGGCCTGCCGACGTCGACCGCCTACGAGCTGACCCAGATCGTGCGCGAGGCGCTGCACAACGCCGTCCGCCACGGCCGCGCCACGCAGGCGATCGTGAAGCTCGCCGCGCGGCCGTCGCACGTCTATCTCGTCGTGCGCGACAACGGCCAGGGCTTCAATGGCAACGGCAGCGTCGACCCGGATGGATTTCTCGCACCCGCAGCCTCGCCGTGGTCGATCCGCGAGCGGGCGGCCGCACTCGGAGGATCGCTACGCGTATGGACACGTCCGAACGAAGGAGCCGAGATCTCGCTCATGATACCGGTTTCGCAAGGGGGGAGCCGATGA
- a CDS encoding response regulator transcription factor — translation MSMPHRKQRVVIVDDHTLFREGLKTILATEDDIEVVADLDSAEDIVELVWQTRPDLLLLDIRMPHGSGLDAIPAVLKINPNTQVLVLTASDEKEEHVRAFRLGAKGVILKDSARQTLMQAIRTVCRGEMWMDPRMSSALVDELSHLGGDGDVTSLRHENGLTERELEIVRLVASGYKNKEVGTSLSISERTVKTHLTNIFQKLGVRDRVGLVMYALKHGLTGAAAS, via the coding sequence ATGAGCATGCCGCACCGCAAGCAACGCGTGGTGATCGTCGACGATCACACCCTCTTCCGCGAGGGCTTGAAGACGATCCTCGCCACCGAGGACGACATCGAGGTGGTCGCCGACCTCGACAGCGCCGAGGACATCGTCGAGCTCGTCTGGCAGACGCGCCCCGATCTCCTGCTCCTCGACATCCGCATGCCGCACGGCAGCGGGCTCGACGCGATCCCCGCCGTGCTGAAGATCAACCCGAACACCCAGGTCCTGGTCCTCACGGCGTCGGACGAGAAGGAGGAGCACGTCCGCGCCTTCCGCCTCGGCGCCAAGGGCGTCATCCTGAAGGACTCCGCGCGCCAGACGCTCATGCAGGCCATCCGCACTGTCTGCCGCGGCGAGATGTGGATGGACCCGCGCATGTCGAGCGCCCTGGTCGACGAGCTCTCGCACCTGGGCGGCGACGGCGACGTCACCAGCCTGCGGCACGAGAACGGCCTCACCGAGCGCGAGCTCGAGATCGTTCGCCTGGTCGCGTCGGGCTACAAGAACAAGGAGGTCGGCACCTCGCTCTCGATCAGCGAGCGCACGGTGAAGACGCACCTGACGAACATCTTCCAGAAGCTCGGCGTCCGTGATCGCGTGGGGCTCGTCATGTACGCCTTGAAGCACGGGCTGACGGGTGCGGCCGCATCGTAG
- a CDS encoding DNA internalization-related competence protein ComEC/Rec2 produces the protein MGVRAAVEWVAAGIVAGELLANTGAAAPALVACAAGCALALRYRPSRALVAPVAGLAGMAAGWAIVALALGRPLAPGDVAHLPLPVRARLVGRVATVPAARQGRTVVIVVAESVDRGGGPQPTSGRIRLTIRGAAPDLARGERIAVWTTLRRPRNFGNPGCFDFLGHLARRGIRSTASVWDGAEVVRLARPTPGFVHAIDAWRASVAAALGHVQRLDVRAVLTALVLGDEGSIDDRLRLAFTRAGVVHVLSVSGLHVGIVAGTATLAIAWLLGRSERLLLATDVRKAALVASVVPTVLYGALAGFETATLRSVVMTCAVVSAAVLGRDARPLRALALATIAVALEWPGAPLEISFQLSFASVLALVLWAGRAHGSAGGRSWTARLRVAAGASFAAWVATAPLTALHFHQVSLAAVVANPLVVPLFGGVVLVPALVAALAAPLVPSVAAWLFQVAAMPTALGVDLVERIGGFPMAAVATPIPTAVEVVACYALVATLWLEAGRRRGVLVVVALVLLGDIAWWVHERSAPGRLRVTFLDVGQGDAAVVELPDGRVLVVDGGGFPGSDFDTGSAVVEPFLRTRKIASVDAVVMTHAHPDHASGLARVVSSFEVGELWWNGAADRGSAWRALAEACAVSGVPERALRAGDTVPRFPDVDVVHPPAGWIAPSLNDGSLVLRVRYGDVAVLLTGDVEAAAEERLLRGGPAIAAAVVKVPHHGSATSSGDDFVSAVAPRIAVVSVGSDNRYGHPSSDVVARYRRAGARVLRTDRCGAVTIETNGRDMEVTTFRPACETPH, from the coding sequence GTGGGAGTGCGCGCGGCGGTCGAGTGGGTGGCGGCGGGGATCGTCGCGGGCGAGCTGCTCGCGAACACGGGGGCCGCCGCGCCGGCATTGGTCGCGTGCGCCGCCGGGTGCGCGCTGGCCCTCCGGTACCGTCCGTCGCGCGCGCTCGTGGCTCCGGTAGCGGGACTCGCGGGCATGGCCGCGGGATGGGCGATCGTCGCGCTGGCGCTCGGCCGACCGCTCGCGCCGGGTGACGTCGCGCACCTTCCGCTTCCGGTCCGCGCGCGCCTCGTGGGACGCGTCGCCACGGTGCCCGCGGCACGCCAGGGGCGAACCGTCGTGATCGTCGTGGCCGAATCGGTCGATCGCGGCGGCGGCCCGCAGCCCACGTCGGGTCGCATCCGTCTCACCATCCGTGGCGCTGCACCCGACCTCGCGCGCGGCGAGCGGATCGCCGTATGGACGACGCTGCGCCGCCCGCGCAACTTCGGGAACCCCGGGTGCTTCGACTTCCTCGGGCATCTCGCACGGCGCGGCATCCGGTCCACGGCGAGCGTCTGGGACGGGGCCGAGGTCGTGCGCCTGGCCCGGCCCACCCCCGGGTTCGTGCACGCAATCGACGCGTGGCGCGCCAGCGTCGCCGCGGCGCTGGGACACGTCCAGCGCCTGGACGTACGCGCCGTCCTCACCGCGCTCGTGCTGGGCGATGAAGGCTCGATCGACGATCGCCTCCGCCTGGCCTTCACCCGTGCGGGCGTCGTCCACGTGCTCTCGGTTTCCGGCCTGCACGTCGGGATCGTCGCAGGGACGGCGACGCTTGCGATCGCGTGGCTCCTGGGACGCAGCGAGCGCCTGCTCCTCGCGACCGACGTGCGAAAGGCGGCGCTGGTCGCGAGCGTCGTGCCGACGGTGCTCTATGGGGCGCTCGCCGGCTTCGAAACGGCGACCTTGCGCTCGGTCGTCATGACCTGCGCGGTCGTGTCGGCGGCGGTCCTCGGACGCGATGCCCGCCCGCTGCGCGCGCTCGCGCTGGCGACGATCGCGGTCGCGCTCGAGTGGCCGGGCGCGCCGCTGGAGATCTCGTTCCAGCTTTCGTTCGCCTCGGTGCTGGCGCTCGTGCTGTGGGCGGGACGAGCGCACGGCTCCGCCGGCGGTCGTTCGTGGACGGCGCGGCTCCGCGTTGCGGCCGGCGCGTCGTTCGCCGCCTGGGTTGCGACGGCGCCGCTGACCGCGCTGCATTTCCATCAGGTGTCGCTGGCCGCGGTCGTCGCGAATCCGCTCGTCGTGCCGCTCTTCGGGGGCGTCGTCCTCGTGCCGGCTCTGGTTGCGGCGCTTGCGGCTCCGCTCGTGCCGTCGGTGGCGGCGTGGCTGTTCCAGGTGGCGGCGATGCCGACCGCCCTCGGCGTCGATCTCGTCGAGCGGATCGGTGGCTTTCCGATGGCGGCCGTGGCGACTCCCATCCCCACCGCGGTCGAGGTGGTCGCGTGCTACGCGCTCGTGGCGACGCTCTGGCTCGAGGCGGGACGCCGGCGGGGCGTGCTCGTGGTGGTCGCGCTCGTCCTCCTCGGCGACATCGCCTGGTGGGTACACGAGCGGAGCGCTCCGGGCCGCTTGCGCGTGACGTTTCTCGACGTCGGCCAGGGCGACGCCGCGGTCGTCGAGCTGCCGGACGGACGTGTCCTCGTGGTCGACGGGGGCGGCTTTCCCGGTTCCGACTTCGACACGGGATCGGCGGTCGTGGAGCCGTTCCTGCGCACTCGCAAGATCGCCTCGGTGGATGCGGTCGTGATGACGCATGCACACCCCGACCACGCGTCGGGCCTGGCGCGCGTGGTCAGCAGCTTCGAGGTGGGCGAGCTGTGGTGGAACGGCGCCGCCGATCGCGGGAGCGCCTGGAGGGCGCTGGCGGAGGCGTGCGCCGTGTCGGGCGTGCCGGAGCGCGCCCTGCGCGCGGGTGACACGGTCCCACGCTTTCCGGACGTGGACGTCGTGCACCCGCCAGCCGGATGGATCGCGCCGTCGCTCAACGACGGCTCGCTCGTCCTGCGGGTCCGGTACGGCGACGTCGCGGTGCTCCTCACGGGCGACGTGGAAGCCGCCGCCGAGGAGCGCCTTCTTCGAGGCGGGCCAGCCATCGCCGCCGCGGTCGTGAAGGTGCCGCATCATGGCAGCGCGACGTCGAGTGGAGACGACTTCGTGTCGGCCGTGGCGCCACGTATCGCGGTCGTGTCGGTCGGGAGCGACAACCGCTACGGTCATCCGTCCTCCGACGTCGTGGCGCGCTATCGGCGAGCGGGCGCCCGCGTCCTTCGCACGGATCGCTGCGGCGCGGTGACCATCGAGACGAACGGACGCGACATGGAGGTGACGACGTTCCGGCCCGCATGCGAGACGCCACATTGA
- the uvrC gene encoding excinuclease ABC subunit UvrC, with product MAEVDLEARLATIPTTPGVYLLRDAHGKVLYVGKAVNLRARVRTYVRGGDERSQVRFLVGKLADVETLVTANEKEALILENTLIKQYRPRYNIRLKDDKSYVSVKVTTQDPWPRVLVTRRIVKDGNRYFGPFHHAAAVRETLDTIRKVFPLRTCSDAVFRNRSRPCIEYDIKRCLAPCVLPVDRAAYGEHLRQAMLLLEGRNREVAGALRERMETAADAERFEDAARLRDQIRSLEMTQERQQVLEHWGGDQDVFGLYREGGAIEVQVLFVRNGTLVGTIAYAFDDWELPDAEVLEAVLTQFYQATPRDVPDEVLLPSAISDAEVRAEYLGERRGRKVAFLVPQRGDKKRLVEMAAENARQGFARRREAAAEGARQVAELQTRLHLRKPPRRIECIDIATFQGGESVGAIVAFVDGQPWKDGYRRFRIRSVVGTDDFASMAEVLRRRFREGEKREPLPDLLVIDGGPGQLGAARAVLEEVGLGQLPVIGLAKERVERDPTAREVARRPERVFLPGRKNPVILRTNSTALFLLQRARDEAHRFANTYHRRLRDRARLRSPLDAVPGVGPSRRRALLRHFGSVRRIREATLEELTAFTGITAEIAGRIKEALAE from the coding sequence ATGGCCGAGGTCGATCTCGAGGCGCGGCTGGCGACGATCCCGACGACCCCCGGGGTCTATCTGCTGCGCGACGCCCACGGGAAGGTGCTCTACGTCGGCAAGGCGGTGAACCTGCGTGCCCGCGTGCGCACGTACGTGCGCGGCGGCGACGAGCGCAGCCAGGTGCGATTCCTGGTCGGCAAGCTCGCCGACGTCGAGACGCTCGTCACGGCGAACGAGAAGGAAGCGCTGATCCTCGAGAACACGCTCATCAAGCAGTACCGGCCGCGTTACAACATCCGCCTCAAGGACGACAAGAGCTACGTCAGCGTGAAGGTGACCACGCAGGACCCGTGGCCGCGCGTCCTCGTCACGCGCCGGATCGTGAAGGACGGCAACCGCTACTTCGGCCCGTTCCATCACGCAGCCGCGGTCCGCGAGACGCTCGACACCATCCGCAAGGTCTTTCCCCTGCGCACCTGCAGCGACGCGGTGTTCCGCAACCGGAGCCGGCCCTGCATCGAGTACGACATCAAGCGCTGCCTCGCGCCGTGCGTGCTGCCGGTCGACCGGGCGGCGTACGGCGAGCACCTGCGACAGGCCATGCTCCTGCTCGAGGGACGCAATCGCGAGGTCGCCGGGGCACTCCGCGAACGCATGGAAACTGCGGCCGACGCCGAGCGTTTCGAGGACGCGGCTCGCCTGCGCGATCAGATCCGCTCGCTCGAGATGACGCAGGAACGCCAGCAGGTCCTCGAGCACTGGGGCGGGGACCAGGACGTCTTCGGGCTCTACCGCGAAGGCGGTGCCATCGAGGTGCAGGTCCTCTTCGTGCGCAACGGGACGCTCGTCGGCACGATCGCCTACGCCTTCGACGACTGGGAGCTGCCCGACGCCGAGGTGCTGGAGGCGGTGCTGACGCAGTTCTACCAGGCGACGCCGCGCGATGTCCCCGACGAGGTCCTGCTGCCGAGCGCGATTTCCGACGCAGAGGTGCGCGCCGAGTATCTCGGCGAGCGGCGTGGACGGAAAGTCGCCTTCCTGGTGCCGCAGCGCGGAGACAAGAAGCGCCTGGTCGAGATGGCGGCCGAGAACGCGCGCCAGGGTTTCGCGCGCCGGCGCGAGGCCGCCGCCGAGGGTGCGCGGCAGGTGGCCGAGCTGCAAACACGCCTCCATCTCCGGAAGCCTCCTCGGCGTATCGAGTGCATCGACATTGCGACGTTCCAGGGCGGGGAGTCGGTCGGCGCCATCGTCGCCTTCGTCGATGGGCAGCCGTGGAAGGACGGCTACCGGCGCTTTCGCATACGCTCGGTGGTCGGGACGGACGACTTCGCGTCCATGGCGGAGGTCCTGCGCCGGCGTTTCCGGGAGGGTGAGAAGCGCGAGCCCCTGCCGGACCTCCTCGTCATCGACGGCGGGCCGGGCCAGCTCGGTGCCGCGCGCGCGGTGCTGGAGGAGGTGGGGCTCGGCCAGCTTCCCGTCATCGGCCTCGCCAAGGAGCGCGTCGAGCGCGACCCGACCGCGCGCGAGGTGGCGCGCCGCCCGGAGCGCGTCTTTCTCCCCGGGCGCAAGAATCCCGTGATCCTGCGGACGAACTCGACGGCGCTCTTTCTCCTCCAGCGTGCGAGGGACGAAGCCCATCGGTTCGCGAACACGTACCATCGCCGCCTGCGCGATCGCGCGCGGCTCCGCTCGCCCCTCGATGCCGTTCCGGGCGTCGGGCCGAGCCGGCGCCGCGCGCTCCTGCGACATTTCGGCAGCGTCCGTCGCATTCGCGAGGCGACGCTGGAGGAGCTCACGGCCTTCACTGGCATCACCGCGGAGATCGCCGGCCGCATCAAGGAGGCGCTCGCGGAGTAG
- the uvrB gene encoding excinuclease ABC subunit UvrB, protein MRRDVAFRLRADFQPAGDQPQAIATLTDGVRGGQAHQVLLGVTGSGKTFTVSNVIANVGKPTLVIAPNKTLAAQLYHEFRTFFPDNAVRYFVSYYDYYQPEAYVPSTDTYIEKDSSINDEIDKLRHAATKALLERTDVIVVASVSCIYGLGSPDSYFDMLIMLERGETIERDALLRKLVDMQYVRNDYDFSRGTFRVRGDVVEIYPAYEEARAIRVELFGDTIETLAEVDPLRGTVLRRIEQVQVYPASHYVATEPTLKRAVDGIRVELKERLVELNDTRKLLEAQRLEQRTQYDLELLAEMGFCPGIENYSRHLDGRAPGEPPYTLLDYFPDDWLLVIDESHVTVPQIGAMYRGDRSRKETLVEFGFRLPSALDNRPLNFEEFQRRMPHTIYVSATPGNWEVGQARGQVVEQLIRPTGLMDPEILVRPARHQVDDLLGEIRERVGQGDRVLVTTLTKKMAEDLTDYLQDVGIKVRYIHSDVDTIERTEIIRDLRRGVFDVLVGINLLREGLDLPEVSLVGILDADKEGYLRSERSLIQTIGRAARNAGGRVVMYADTVTDSMRRALDETERRRGVQASYNREHGITPQTIRKAIAEPLVAACEGDYVEVDVDEERPDGAPLDAAAVAARVKGLREQMRQAAKQLEFERAAALRDEIQGLERRAVGLRAEA, encoded by the coding sequence ATGCGTCGCGACGTCGCCTTCCGGCTGCGTGCCGACTTCCAGCCGGCGGGCGATCAGCCCCAGGCCATCGCGACGCTGACCGACGGCGTGCGCGGCGGCCAGGCACACCAGGTGTTGCTCGGCGTCACCGGCAGCGGGAAGACGTTCACGGTTTCGAACGTCATCGCGAACGTCGGGAAGCCGACGCTGGTCATCGCCCCCAACAAGACGCTGGCGGCGCAGCTCTACCACGAGTTCCGGACCTTCTTCCCCGACAACGCCGTGCGGTATTTCGTCAGCTACTACGACTACTACCAGCCCGAGGCGTACGTTCCCTCGACCGACACGTACATCGAGAAGGATTCGTCGATCAACGACGAGATCGACAAGCTGCGCCACGCCGCGACCAAGGCCCTCCTCGAGCGCACGGACGTGATCGTGGTGGCGAGCGTGTCGTGCATCTACGGCCTCGGCTCGCCGGACTCGTACTTCGACATGTTGATCATGCTCGAGCGAGGCGAGACCATCGAGCGCGACGCGCTCCTGCGCAAGCTCGTCGACATGCAGTACGTCCGCAACGACTACGACTTCTCGCGTGGCACCTTCCGCGTGCGTGGCGACGTCGTGGAGATCTATCCGGCCTACGAGGAGGCGCGGGCCATCCGCGTCGAGCTCTTCGGCGACACGATCGAAACGTTGGCCGAGGTCGATCCGCTCCGCGGCACGGTGCTGCGACGGATCGAGCAGGTACAGGTGTATCCCGCCAGCCACTACGTGGCGACCGAACCGACGCTCAAGCGCGCCGTCGACGGGATCCGGGTCGAGCTGAAGGAGCGCCTGGTCGAGCTGAACGACACGCGCAAGCTGCTCGAGGCGCAGCGGCTCGAGCAGCGCACGCAGTACGACCTCGAGCTGCTGGCCGAGATGGGCTTCTGCCCGGGCATCGAGAACTACTCGCGCCACTTGGACGGCCGTGCGCCGGGTGAGCCGCCGTACACGCTCCTCGACTACTTTCCGGACGACTGGCTGCTCGTCATCGACGAGAGCCACGTGACGGTGCCGCAGATCGGCGCCATGTACCGCGGCGACCGTTCGCGCAAGGAGACGCTGGTTGAGTTCGGCTTCCGGCTGCCGTCGGCGCTGGACAACCGGCCGCTCAATTTCGAGGAGTTCCAGCGCCGCATGCCGCACACCATCTACGTCTCGGCGACGCCCGGGAACTGGGAGGTGGGGCAGGCGCGCGGCCAGGTGGTGGAGCAGCTGATCCGCCCGACGGGGCTCATGGATCCCGAGATCCTCGTCCGCCCCGCTCGCCACCAGGTCGACGATCTCCTGGGGGAGATCCGCGAGCGGGTGGGCCAGGGCGACCGCGTGCTCGTCACCACGCTCACCAAGAAGATGGCGGAGGACCTGACGGACTACCTCCAGGACGTCGGCATCAAGGTCCGCTACATCCACTCCGACGTCGACACGATCGAGCGCACCGAGATCATCCGCGACCTGCGCCGGGGAGTCTTCGACGTGCTGGTCGGCATCAACCTCCTGCGCGAGGGGCTCGACCTGCCGGAGGTGTCGCTCGTCGGCATCCTCGACGCGGACAAGGAAGGCTACCTGCGCTCCGAGCGTTCGCTCATCCAGACGATCGGACGCGCCGCACGCAACGCCGGGGGCCGCGTCGTGATGTACGCCGACACCGTCACCGACTCCATGCGCAGGGCGCTCGACGAGACGGAGCGGCGCCGGGGGGTGCAGGCGAGCTACAACCGCGAGCACGGCATCACGCCGCAGACGATCCGCAAGGCGATCGCGGAGCCGCTCGTGGCCGCGTGCGAGGGCGACTATGTCGAGGTCGACGTCGACGAGGAGCGTCCGGACGGCGCACCGCTCGATGCCGCCGCGGTGGCAGCGCGCGTCAAGGGCCTGCGCGAGCAGATGCGGCAGGCGGCCAAGCAGCTCGAGTTCGAGCGCGCGGCGGCGTTGCGCGACGAGATCCAGGGGCTCGAGCGCCGCGCCGTGGGCCTGCGAGCCGAGGCTTGA